Proteins encoded together in one Falco biarmicus isolate bFalBia1 chromosome 4, bFalBia1.pri, whole genome shotgun sequence window:
- the CARD19 gene encoding caspase recruitment domain-containing protein 19 isoform X1, which yields MRVSARTPALPHAPPHALRAHGPAEASGRSGRRARHEALRRKPRARRCPTPPPHRLPRAGEGPPRQPAPCRSARQRPAGRTAPQGPSSARQVAPPRPGRARQAAPHRPGRARQAAPHRPGRPHRPSSAAPPRQAAPARPGAIPSRKTSSPPAGRAGPGPLWPCVVPVASDTFQGPDCSPQAHGTRVPTPQRLSDILAAARIWHAGA from the exons ATGCGGGTCTCGGCCCGCACCCCCGCGCTGCCCCACGCCCCACCGCATGCGCTCAGGGCACACGGGCCCGCTGAGGCCTCGGGGCGGTCAGGGCGACGGGCCCGTCACGAAGCGCTGCGGCGGAAGCCCCGGGCGCGCCGCTGCCCCACGCCGCCCCCGCACCGCCTGCCCCGGGCCGGGGAGGGGCCGCCCCGACAGCCTGCACCGTGCCGCAGCGCCCGGCAGCGCCCGGCAGGCCGCACCGCACCGCAGGGCCCCAGCAGCGCCCGGCAGGtcgcgccgccccgccccggcagGGCCCGGCAGgccgccccgcaccgccccggcAGGGCCCGGCAGgccgccccgcaccgccccggcAGGCCGCACCGCCCCAGctccgccgccccgccccggcaggccgcgcccgcccggcccggcgccaTCCCCAGCAGGAAGACCAGCAGCCCGCcggcgggccgggcagggccggggccgcTATGGCCG TGCGTTGTGCCGGTGGCTAGTGACACCTTTCAGGGGCCAGACTGCTCACCACAGGCACATGGAACGAGAGTGCCAACACCACAGCGCTTGTCTGACATACTGGCTGCTGCCAGGATCTGGCATGCTGGCGCCTAG